The Corynebacterium occultum sequence TTTAAGTAGTACGGGGGAGGTCTGAGATGAATCTGGAGGAAGGGGCCTACTGGGTCAACTCGCTCTTCCCCGTTGATCTGGGCTTCCATCGTGTGGATGATTTTCATGTCGGCTGCGCGAATCTGGGGGATTCGCAGCAGCTGGCCTGTTCGGCTGATTTCGGTCGGGTGGACACCGGGCTGATCACCCAGGATCAGGGTGGCCAGACGGTGGAGGTGCGCAGTGAGCTCTTCACCATCGGCCGGGTCGATGAGATTGCCGCGGCCCGCGTGGTGGGGGCGGCCGCCGCTTTTCTCCGAGCCGCCAAGGGCAGCATCCCGGCCCAACCGGGCAGTCTGATCCCGGGGTTGGGTGTGCTGGCAGAGCTGGATGAGAAGTTCACCGTCCGTCATGGCCTGCTTTCGGTGCCTTATGTCTGGGGCCGGGAGGTTCCCCAGATGACTGAGGCTGCCGGGGATGTCCATGGTGAGGAAACCGGGGAGGCGGGTCGGTTGACGGTGATGCTGCAGATCATCCTGCTCACCGATGATGAACGGGATTTCGCCCTGACCTACGGGATCGGGGATCTGCAGCAGGAACTGACCCGGACCGGGGTGGATCTGCTGGACTGGCAGCGCTGACCCGGGCCTGCGCCCGCTATCAAGCCGGCAGCTGCCCCAGGTAGGCTGTGATCCGTGGCTCTGTATCGGAAATATCGTCCCGCCTCCTTCGCCGAGGTTGTCGGCCAGGAACAGGTGACCGGCCCATTGTCGGTTGCGCTGGACACTGGCCGCATCAATCACGCCTACCTTTTCTCTGGTCCGCGTGGTTGTGGCAAAACCTCCTCGGCCCGTATTCTGGCGCGTTCCCTGAACTGCGCGGAGGGTCCGACCTCCCGGCCCTGTGGGGTCTGTAATTCCTGTGTTTCATTGGCGCCGGGTGGCTCGGGCAACCTGGATGTCACCGAGCTTGATGCCGCCAGCCATAACGGTGTCGAGGACATGCGTGAGCTCCGCGATAAGGCACATTATGCTCCCGCGGAGTCCCGCTACCGGGTCTTCATCATCGATGAAGCACACATGATCACCCCGCAGGGTTTCAACGCGATGCTCAAGATCGTGGAGGAACCCCCGGAGCATCTGATCTTCATTTTCGCGACCACGGAGCCGGAGAAGGTGATCGGTACGATTCGTTCGCGTACCCACCATTACCCCTTCCGACTGCTCACCCCGGGTGATATGCGGGGCCTGCTGCAGCGCACCGTCGAGTCCGAGGGGGTGCACGTCCAGGATGAGGTGTACCCCCTGGTCATCGAGGCCGGCGGCGGTTCCCCCCGTGATTCCCTCTCCATCCTGGACCAGCTGGTCGCCGGTTCCGGCCCGGACGGAGTCTCCTATGATGAGGCCCTCGGCCTGCTGGGTGTCACCGACCTTTCGCTTATCGACGCCACGATCGACTGCCTCGCCGTCGATGACAAGGCCGGCCTCTTTCAGGTTGTTGATGATGTTATTGAGGCAGGTCATGAGCCCCGTCGTTTCGTCACCGACCTGCTCAACCGACTGCGGGACCTGATGGTGCTGCGCGCGGTACCGGAGGCCATTGAAATGGGCCTGGTCACCGCACCGACCGCGCGTGCCGAGATCCTGCAGGAGGAGGCCACCAGGTTCAGCGACGCCCAGCTTGCCCACCTGGCGACGCAGGTCAACGCGCGCATCTCGGATATGAAGGGCGCCACCTCCCCCCGCCTGCTGCTCGAGATCCTCATCGCCCACCTGCTGCTGCCTGCAGCTCCCGTCGCCGCCCCCGGTGCAGCGGTAGCTCCGGTCGGTCCGGGGGTCGCGAATGGTCAGGGCACTACCTATGAGCGTCCTTCGGTGCGGCGCGCCCGCGAAGCCGCGGAGAGGGCCGCCCGTGAGGCGTCCACGACACAGAACGTAACGACGCCAGCGGCACCGCAGCCTGTGCCCCAAGAACAACCGCAGCCTGTGCCACAGCCTCTCGCGCAGCAACCGGAAAAGCAACCCACGCAGCAACAACCCGCGCAGCAGGAACCAGCACCGCAGCCCGCGCAGCAGCCTCCCGCACCCCAGGAAGCTCCCCGAACTGTCACCCCGGCCGCTGTCCCGGAGGACGTTGTCGAAGCGGTCCGCACCGAGTGGGCCCGGCTGCGTGTGGAGGTGGGTAAACGCAACAAGGTCGCCGAGATCATGCTCACCGAAGCCCATGTCCTAGGCCTCAAGGAGGACACCCTGGTGTTGGGACACAACACCGGGGCCCTGGCTGGTCGTCTCAATGAGGCCAGCAAGAATGAGGTGATCGTGGCGGTGCTGCGCGATGAGATGGGTCTGAATCTGAAGGTCCATTGCGTGGTGGGTACCAACCCTGAGGCCATGGGTTTCGCGCCTCCCGCCGCGGTGAAGAAAGCCTGGAATCCCAATGAGACCCAGGCTGTCGGTTCTGCCGGTCAACCCCCGCAGGCTTCCCGCCTGCGGGAGCCCGCTGATTCCGCCGAGGAGCCGGCGCAGCCGACCCCAACCCCTGAACCCACCCCGACGCCGCAGCATCCCACCTCAGGTGCGGTGTGGGGTGCTCCGGCTCCGATTGGGGGTGCCCCGCAGGCCCCGAAGAATCCACCCACTCAGCAGGCCACGCCAGCACCGCAGCCGCAGCAGTCGGCCCCCACCTGGGGGAGCCCGGCACCCCTGGGAGGCCCACCTGCCCCAGTACCGCCGGAAGCACCGGAGCCTGCCCCTGAGGTAGTGCCCCAGCCGGAGGAGCCACGCCTGCGACGTTGGGAACAGGCCGCTGCCCGCGGGCAGGCCACGATGGCGCAGCGCGATCAGCGACCCCAGTTCTCCGATGGGGTGCCGTTGCCGCCGGAACCTTCTTCCGCTGATGTGCCTGCTGATCCCTATGATTATCCGGCTGATGAGGGCATTCCGGACCGCAGTGGCCTCCGGGCCTCGCAGCCCGCGCCGAGCCCGGCTCCGGCGGGGCAGCCGGAGTCCGCGGCGTCGCAAAGCGGTTCCAGCGCGGCGGATCGACGACGCGCCGAGGAAGATGAGATGTTGGCGGCCTCCCTGGAACCCGGTCAGCTGGATCGTCGGGATGCGAAGGATATCGCGATGGAGCTTTTGGCGAAGGAGCTGGGCGCGCGGCCGCTGTGAGTGGGTAGACTGCAGAGACGTATTGTCACCCACTTGAAAGGCACTCCATGTCTCAGCCGGATATGTCCCAGCTCCTCGCCCAGGCCCAGCAGATGCAGGCTCAGCTGCAGCAGGCACAGCAGGAGATCATCGCAAGCACCGTCGTCGGTGAGGCCGGCAATGGTCTGGTTAGCGTGTCTATGAGCGGTGGCGGCACCGTCTCCGAGATCAAGATTGATCCGAAGGTCGTTGACCCGGAGGACATCGAGACCCTGCAGGACCTGCTGACCGGCGCCTTCAACGACGCCCACCAGAAGGTCGCTGACCTGGCTCAGGAGAAGATGGGCCCGCTGTCCCAGGGCATGGGTGGCGAGGAGCTGGGTGGCCTCTTCGGCTAAACCGCTTCACGACGCTCCGGCCGTCCCCCCGCCCCAGAACTGGTGCGGTGGGGCGGCCGTTGCGCTGCCCCGCCTAAGCTGTAGGGAGTTTCCCCCTCCGCCTGAACTGAAAAGGGTGACCGCACACTCGTGTTTGAAGGACCACTGCAGGACCTCATCGATGAGCTTTCCCGCCTCCCCGGCGTCGGCCCGAAGAGCGCGCAACGCATCGCCTTCCACCTGATGAAGGTGGAACCGGCCGATATCAACCGCCTGGTCGATGCCCTCGGCGCCCTCCGTGACGGCGTCGCTTTCTGCCGTATCTGCGGCAATATCTCCCGGGATGAACTCTGCCGGGTGTGCGCTGACTCCGGCCGGGATCGCGGCACCATCTGCGTGGTCGAGGAACCCAAGGACATCCAGGTCATCGAGCGGACCGGGGAGTACCACGGCCGCTATCACGTCCTGGGCGGTGCGCTGGATCCCCTGGCCAATGTAGGGCCGAAGGACCTGAACATCACCTCCCTGCTGCAACGCATCGGAGGGGTGCTGCCCGACCGGGAGCTCGCCGACTCCACCCCGGAGAAACCGCTCCATGATGAGACCCCGGAGATCCGCGAGGTGATCCTGGCGACTGATCCCAACACTGAGGGGGAGGCCACCGCCTCCTACCTGGGCCGGTTGCTCAAGGACTTCCCCGACCTGGTGGTCTCCCGCCTGGCTTCCGGGATGCCCCTGGGTGGGGACCTCGAATTCGTCGATGAGCTCACCCTCTCCCGGGCGCTCAGCGGCCGATTGAAGATTTAAACGTGCCCGGGCTGGTGGCCTGGCTGGAGAAACACCAGGTGGCCTGCTATTTGCTGGCACTGCTGGCAGGTGCCCTGATCGGCCTCGGATTCCCGGAAATCTCAGGGCCTGCGGAGAAAGCCATCAACCCGGTGCTCGGGTTGCTGCTCTACGCCACCTTCCTGGCGGTGCCTTTCTCCCGGCTTGGCCCGGCACTCAAGGACTGGCGTTTCCTGGGCACTGTGCTGGGGTTGAACTTCCTCGTTGTCCCCCTGGTGGTCTGGATGTTATCCAGGCTGGTGGCAGGGGAGGAGGTGCTGTTGGTCGGAATGCTCTTCGTCCTGCTGGCACCGTGCATCGACTATGTCATCGTCTTCACCGGCCTGGCGGGTGGGGCACAGGGGAGACTGCTGGCCGCCACCCCGGTACTCATGCTCGCCCAGATGCTCCTGTTGCCTTTCTTTCTCTGGCTCATGGCCGGACCTGAGGTGATGGGAGTGGTGGAGTGGGAACCTTTCCTCAGTGCCTTCATCTGGCTGATCCTGGTTCCGCTGCTCGCGGCCGGCCTGACCCAGGCCGGGGCGGCCAGGACTGTGCTGGGACAGCAGATTTCGGATGCGGTGGGGGCGGCGATGGTGCCGCTGATGATGGCGACCCTGGCTGTGGTCGTGGCCTCCCAGATCCACGGGGTGAGTCAGGAACTGGGTTCATTGCTCCTGATGGTTCCCATCTATCTCCTTTTCGCCCTGATCATGGTGCTTCTGGGACTGCTGACCGGAAAAGTGGTGGGGTTGGATGCTCCGGGGCGAAGTGCCCTGATTTTTTCCGGGGTGACCCGTAATTCACTGGTGGTGCTGCCCCTGGTGCTAGCACTGCCGGCAGGTTTTGAGCTGGCAGGACTGGTGGTGGTCACCCAGACCCTGGTGGAGCTGGTGATCATGGTGATGCTGGTCCGGTTGCTGCCGAAACTTATGGCCGGGGCCTGAAGGCCCTTCCCTGGGCGGGAAACTACTTCACGCGCTCCTTACGAAGCCGGGCCACCGACTCAATCTCCAACGGTTCAAGTTCAGCCAGTTTGATGCCCATCGCCTGGGCGAGCAACAGGTCCGCCAACTGGGGGTTCCGTGCCAGTACCGGCCCGTGCATATAGGTGGCGATCACACTGCCCTGCACCGCCCCTTCGGCATCCTTCTGCTTATAGTCACCGGCGATATCGGCGGCATTGTAGGTGTCGCAGTTACCCATGCCGCGGGTGACCTTGCCCAGGGGTTGGGCATCCCCACCGAGCAGGGTGGAACCCATGTGGTTCTCGAAACCGCTCAGGGGTTCAGTAAGTTCGGCGGTGATACCGGCCCCGGTGGGGACGGACTGGGATTCGCCGATGGCTCGGGTATCCAGGGAGACGGTGGTGGCGTCGATGAGACCCACCCCGTCGACCACACGTCCCCCAGCCCGGAAAGAATCACCGAGGATCTGCAGGCCGGCGCAGATTGCGAGGATGGGTCGGCCCGCCCGGGCGGCGCGGACCAGACCCTGGTCCTTGATCAGGTGTTCCGCAGCCAGGATCTGGGCGGTGTCCTCGCCACCGCCGATGCAGTAGACATCGAGGGAGGAGGGGACCGGTTCATTGAGTTTCACGGTCTGGATCTCAGCGGAGATGCCGCGCATCCGGGCGCGTTGGCGCAGCACCAGGGCGTTGCCATCATCCCCATAGGTGCCCAGCACGTCGGGGAGGATCAGTCCGATGTTCAGCTCAGTCATTGGCATTCTCCTTCTCCAGGGCCTTCTTCAGGTCGCGGAACGCGGTGTAGTTGGCCAGGACCTCGACCCGCCCGGTGGGGCAGGCACGGATCGCGGCCAGGGGGTCGCGGTGGTAGTCATGTTCCACACTGGCGTAGGTCAGGCGGACCGCAAGGTCGGTGCCGCGTTCCCCGGCGGCCTTGACGGGCAGGGATTCGAAGTCCTCGAATTTCACGTCCCAGAGCCAGGAGAGGTCTTCCCCATCGGCGACCTGGCCGTTGACGGCGATGACCAGTCCTTCGGCACTGCGGTCGATCATGGAGAGGGCTTCCTGCCAGCCGGCGGGGTTCTTGGCCAACAGGAGGTGTACATCGCGGCCCTCGAAGTGGATGGTGGAGTAACGCCCGGCCACGGATTCCACTTCCTCCGTGGCGCGGAGCGCCGCGGTGAAGGACACCCCGAAGCCTTCGACGGCGGCGGCGATGGCCTGGGCGGCGTTGCCGCGGTTGGCTCGGCCGGGCAGCTGCAGGTTGAGCTGGGATTTCTCCGTGGGGCTCTGCAGGCCGGAGTCGGTGATGATCCAGTCCGGGGTGGGGCGGCGGAACTCGCGGCCGTCGCCAAGTTTCTTGAGGGCGTACCAGTCCTCGCCATCCCGGACGATGTGGCTCTGGGTGCGGGGGCAGGTGACGGAATCACCGACCCAGCCAGCCCCGGCGGACACCCAGATGACATTCTTCGCGTCGAAGGCGACGGAGCTCATGAGGACATCATCACAGTTGGCGATGACCAGCATCTGAGGGTGGGCGTTGATGCAGTCCCGCAGGGCACGTTCGATCTTGTTGATCTCACCGACGCGGTCCAGCTGGTCGCGGGTGAGGTTGAGCAACACCATCACCTCGGGTCGGAGGCGCTCAGCCACCTTGGGTACGTGCAGCTCATCGACCTCGAGCACCACATGACTGGCCTCTTTCCCGGCGAGCAGGGCGGAGATGATGCCGGCATCCATGTTGTCGCCGCGCTCATTGGTGGCGACGGGGTATCTGCTGCGCATCGCTGCCGCCAGCATCCTGGTGGTGGTGGATTTACCGTTGGTGCCGGTCACCAGCACGGTGGGGCGGTTGCCGCCGAGCTTTTCCAGGATGCCGGGGTCGATGGCGTTGGCGATCAGGCCGCCGATCATGCCGCCTGCGCCCCGGCCACTCAGGCGAGAGGCGGTGGTGGCCAGTTTCGCTGCGGTGACCGCGGCCCGGGCCCGCAGGCTCCGGATCATGGAAGGTCGTTCAGAACTCATGGGCTACAGCCTAGTCCGCCCATGTGGATTGCAGCCGGGAAGCACGCCGAAATATGGGCAGGATTCCTATCGTATAACCGAAACTGGATTCCCGACCTTCGGGTTGCCGCCCGCCGCGGGCCTCCCCCAAAAAGAAGCGGTATTTGGGGTCTGTGCTCATGAGGTTTGCTATGGCTAAGCTAAGCGAGGAAAGGGGGGTGGCTTTGATACGGGAGGCATGGCAGCGGTTTTTCCGCTCTCGGGCGGCCGGGGTCCTGGCGATCCTTCTGGTCTGTGGGGTGGTGCTGGCGGTGGCCGCCCTGGTGCAGCGGGAACGCGGCCTCGGTGCCACGGACTGCACCTCCTATGGGATTGCCGCCGATGATTCCCGCGCCCGGGCCCCGGAGCTGAAACTGCTGGCAGGAGACCTGCCGGTGGCGGATGCCGGATGGCCGGAGGGTAGTACCGCCGACGGGGTGTTATTGGGGCAGACGTTTGTCCATGAAGGTCTGGAGGGTAGGTATCACCTCTTCGCCCGCGGGGTGGACTTCAGCCGCCCGGTAGGTCTGCTGGTTCGGCTGCACGGTGATGGCGGCTATGAATATCACCGCCCCCAGGGACTGTTGAACTGCCTGGCGCAGGTGGCCGCATCCCACAACATGATCATGTTGGCCCCGCACACCCCGGATGTCTTGACGCGGACCTGGTGGTCCGAGATAACCCCGAACCTGGGTTGGGTCACCGCCCTGGCGGGGAAGTCCTCGGCGGATTATGACGTGGAGTCCGCAAACACCTGGTGGATGGGCTACTCCGGTGGGGCGGAAATGCTCAGCTATGGCATCATCCCCCGGACGTCGGGGTGGGTCAGTGGTGGGGCGATCATGGTTGGTGGGGGAGGAGCGCCCACCCATCTGGAGATGAGGGTCCCCCTGGAGCGTCGGCAGAGCATGCGGCTGTACTGGATCAGCGGCATGGATGACGACGGCAGTGATCCGCGGGAGCCCTTCGATGCTCTGGGGGCGGCCCGGGAGGGTTCGGAGTGGTACCGCTCCCATGGTTTCAGCAATGTCTCAACTGATTTTCCGGCGGGGCAGGATCATTTCACGCTGCCGCAGGCGAAGGTGCTCGTGGATGTCCTGGAGCCCTGAACGCCCCGAATAGGGGTGGCCGGCTCTGCCGTCATTTTCGGGGGCTTTCGTCGCCTGGCTCTGGTTCCTGCTCTGTAAAATCATACTTTTAATGCTTCAAGCTGGGCTAATGCAGAAAGTGTGATTTTAAATCAGGTGTCCCACGGTTTAGGGGCACGATTCAGCCCCGCTCTGGGGGTGAACTTCTTATTGTGGTTTAGATCACAAGATTTGACAAGAATTGTCTCTAATGAACTCTTCCGATAAAGCGTGATCTTCTCCTCGCAGCTCAGTGGGGCTTGAAAATGATATGACTTTGAAGTTAGTGGAATTGGGACCCACCGCCCTGTCGCCCGTTCTTTGAGGGGAGATTTATTTAGGGGTGGAAAACTAGGCGCAAAAACTTAGGATGAACCCGCGACATTCTGAGTATCTCCTGAAAATGGCTCTTCAGGGGATACACGGAATAAGCGGTCATCCTCTGGGTGGCCCTCTCAGATTCCTTTTGGATCCCTTCACAGGGGTTGTATTGGTTTCCAACCTCAACGAGATTCCTGTCCCTGCCCCCACAGTGGGGACAGGCGCTGTATCACTCTCAGGAGCATGATTTGCATCCCACTGAAGACCTCATCCCGCCCCACCGCCCACAGGACCACCCGGAGCTCGCCGTCTACGGGGTCGACGCACCCCCTCCGGCCCGCACCCTGGTCGATATTGTCCGGCAGACGATCGCTGATCACCCGGACACCCTCGCCATCGTCGGTTCCGATGCTTCCCTGACCTACCGGCAGCTTGAGCAGCGTCTGGACCTGGAGGTCGGTCGACTCCGGGAAAGCGGCATCGGTCGCGGCGACCGGATCGGCATCCGGGTGCCCTCAGGCACCACCGACCTCTATGTCGCCATCCTGGCCACCATTTTCGTCGGCGCAGCCTATGTGCCGGTGGACTGGGATGACCTGGATTCACGTGCCCGCACCGTCTGGGAGGAGGCCGATGTCGCCGCCGTTTATGGCGAGGACCTGCTCATTGAGCTGCGCCATGAATCCTTCAACGCGGACTACTCTGCGGTCACCCTCGATGATGAGGCCTGGATAATCTTCACCTCCGGATCCACCGGCAAGCCCAAGGGTGTGGCCATCAGCCACCGTTCCGCGGCCGCCCTGGTTGATGCGGAATATATGACCTACCTGGCCGACGCCCCGCTGGGGCCGGGGGATCGCGTCATGGCTGGACTCTCTGTCGCCTTCGACGCCTCCTGTGAGGAAATGTGGCTGGCCTGGCGCAATGGGGCGACCCTGGTCACCGCCCCGCGTGATGTGGTTCGTTCCGGTGATGCGCTTGGTCAGTGGATCGTCGATCAGCAGATCACCGCGGTGTCCACGGTGCCCACCCTGGCATCCATGTGGGACCCGGAAACCCTGGGTACGGTCCGCCTGTTGATCTTCGGTGGTGAGGCCTGCCCGCTGAGCCTGGTGCAGAAACTCTCCGCCCCGGGCCGTGAGGTGTGGAATTCCTATGGTCCCACCGAGGCGACCGTGATCGCCACCGCTGAACTGATGGGAGTGGAACCGCCGGTACGCATCGGCCGCCCCATCCCCGGTTGGGCTCTGGCCGTCGTGGACCCCGAGGGGGTTCCGGTGGCCTGGGGTGAGACCGGTGAATTGATCATCGCCGGGGTCGGCCTGGGTCGCTACCTTGATCCGGTCAAGGACGCCGAGATGTACGCCCCGTTGCCTTCCCTGGGTTGGGAACGTGCCTACCGCACCGGTGACCTGGTGCAGGCGGAACAGGAGGGGCTGATCTTCGCCGGCCGCATCGATGACCAGATCAAGATCGGTGGACGTCGACTCGAACTCGGCGAGGTGGATGGCTACCTCAGCGAAATTCCCGGGGTCAACGCCGGTGCCGCCGCCGTGCATCAGACCGAGAGCGGAAACTCGGTGTTGGTGGGTTACCTCTCCGGGGAAGAATCGGGTGACATTGACCTGGACACTGCCCGCGTGCTGCTGGCCCGCCGGATGCCGGGTGGCATTGTTCCGGTGCTCTGTGTCCTGGATGAACTGCCCATGAAAACCTCCGGCAAGGTGGACCGCAAGGCTCTGCCCTGGCCGCTGCCCCATACCGGTGGGGCGAACGCCGAACTTCCCGAGCATCTCAAACCACTGGCACAGATGTGGACCGAGCAGCTCGGCCCGGTGCCGTTGCAGCCGGACAGTGACTTCTTCAAGCTTGGTGGTGGTTCCGTGGCGATCGCCCGCCTGGCGGGTAGCATCCGGGCGACCCAGCCGGCCGCGGAGATCGGTGAGCTTTATGCCCACCCCACCCTGCAGGATATGTTCGACTACCTCTCCGGCCTGGGTTCCTCCGATGAGGAACGTACCCTGGCGGGTCAGATTCCCCGGGCCGCAGGTGTCTTCCAGGCCTCCTTCGTGGCCCTGCTCTACGGCTTCAACGGCATCCGTTATGTGCTGGGCGCATTGATCGCGATATGGGTGCTGGGTAATATCTTCAGTGCCGGTTGGGTGCCGGAGATCGCGGGTCTTCCCCTGCTGGCCGGTTGGCTGCTCCTCTACTCCATGACCGGTAAGGCGCTGCTCACCGCGGCCGGGGTCCGGATGTTCAACCTCGGTCTCAAACCGGGCCGCTACCGGCGCGGCGGCTGGACCCATATGCGGGTCTGGGCGGCCCAACGCCTGCTGGCCTTCATGCAGCTGGAAAATCTCAACGGCACCCCGATGGCCCCGATGATGCATCGCATGATGGGCAATAAGATCGGCCGGAACGTCAGCCTGGGGAATAACCCCTGTGTGACCGGCCTGGTGGTCGTCGGCGATGATGTCGTCATTGAGCATGAGGTGGATCTGGATGGGTTCTGGGTCGATGGTGACGCCGTCATCATCAACCAGATCAGCATCGGTAAGGGAGCCCGCGTGGGCCTGCGCACCCTGGTGTCTCCCGGTGTGCACATCGGTGCCGAGGCCGAGATCCTGCCTGGTTCCCATGTGGACCGCAATGTCCCCGAGGATGAGGTCTGGGGAGGTTCCCCGCTGATCTCCTATGGCGTGGCCGGTGTCTCCTGGCCCGATGTGGAGTCCACCGACCCGGACGTCTTCGGTCATGAGCGCCACCACCAGCCGATGAACACCGTCCAGTCCTGGCTGTCCTACTCTGCCGGCCTCTGGGTTCTGCGTCTGCTGCAGGTGGTTGCCATGCTTCCTGGCCTGGTACTGGTCTTCCCGCAGGTCGCTGGCATGCAGTTCTTCGGGAGTGTCTTCCCCGTTCTGGCGGTCTGGGTACCGGTGTTCACCATCCTGATGGTTCTCACCTGGTTGACCGGCGTGGTGATCGTGGTGCGTATCCTCGCCATCTTCATCATCCCCGGTTACTTCAGCCGCAATAGTTTCACCGCCTTCGCGGTCTGGCTGACCCACACCCTGATGCAGCGGACCCTGATCTCCACCTACCCGATCTACGCCTCCTCCTTCACCCCGACCTGGCTGCGCCTGTTGGGCGCCCGGGTGGGCAAGGACGTGGAGATTTCCACCGTGGAAACCATTCCCCACCTGACCTGGATCCGGGATCGTAGCTTCCTGGCGGATCACTCCATGGCCTCGGCCACCCGCATGCGCGGTGCCTGGCTGCACATTGGCACCAGCGTGATCGGTGAGGGCAGCTTCGTCGGTAACTCCGGCATCGTCGGCCCGGACCGTGATGTCGCCGATGACTCCCTGGTGGCGGTCCTCTCCTCCACCCCGCGTCACACCGAGGCCGGCACCTCCTGGCTGGGACGTACCCCCACCCTGATTCCGCGCCAGAATATCGCCGGTGATTCGGCCCTGACCTATAACCCGCCGCGCCATCTGAAGGTGCTGCGTTTCCTGGTGGAGTGCTGCCGCATCCTGCCGGCGATGCTCAATAACTGGCTCGACCTGGCCGTCATCTACCTGCTGACCATGCTGTACATGCAGGGCCTGATGAATGGTCTGCCCCGCCTGGAAGCTCTGGCCGTGGTCACCCTGCTGT is a genomic window containing:
- a CDS encoding Pls/PosA family non-ribosomal peptide synthetase: MHPTEDLIPPHRPQDHPELAVYGVDAPPPARTLVDIVRQTIADHPDTLAIVGSDASLTYRQLEQRLDLEVGRLRESGIGRGDRIGIRVPSGTTDLYVAILATIFVGAAYVPVDWDDLDSRARTVWEEADVAAVYGEDLLIELRHESFNADYSAVTLDDEAWIIFTSGSTGKPKGVAISHRSAAALVDAEYMTYLADAPLGPGDRVMAGLSVAFDASCEEMWLAWRNGATLVTAPRDVVRSGDALGQWIVDQQITAVSTVPTLASMWDPETLGTVRLLIFGGEACPLSLVQKLSAPGREVWNSYGPTEATVIATAELMGVEPPVRIGRPIPGWALAVVDPEGVPVAWGETGELIIAGVGLGRYLDPVKDAEMYAPLPSLGWERAYRTGDLVQAEQEGLIFAGRIDDQIKIGGRRLELGEVDGYLSEIPGVNAGAAAVHQTESGNSVLVGYLSGEESGDIDLDTARVLLARRMPGGIVPVLCVLDELPMKTSGKVDRKALPWPLPHTGGANAELPEHLKPLAQMWTEQLGPVPLQPDSDFFKLGGGSVAIARLAGSIRATQPAAEIGELYAHPTLQDMFDYLSGLGSSDEERTLAGQIPRAAGVFQASFVALLYGFNGIRYVLGALIAIWVLGNIFSAGWVPEIAGLPLLAGWLLLYSMTGKALLTAAGVRMFNLGLKPGRYRRGGWTHMRVWAAQRLLAFMQLENLNGTPMAPMMHRMMGNKIGRNVSLGNNPCVTGLVVVGDDVVIEHEVDLDGFWVDGDAVIINQISIGKGARVGLRTLVSPGVHIGAEAEILPGSHVDRNVPEDEVWGGSPLISYGVAGVSWPDVESTDPDVFGHERHHQPMNTVQSWLSYSAGLWVLRLLQVVAMLPGLVLVFPQVAGMQFFGSVFPVLAVWVPVFTILMVLTWLTGVVIVVRILAIFIIPGYFSRNSFTAFAVWLTHTLMQRTLISTYPIYASSFTPTWLRLLGARVGKDVEISTVETIPHLTWIRDRSFLADHSMASATRMRGAWLHIGTSVIGEGSFVGNSGIVGPDRDVADDSLVAVLSSTPRHTEAGTSWLGRTPTLIPRQNIAGDSALTYNPPRHLKVLRFLVECCRILPAMLNNWLDLAVIYLLTMLYMQGLMNGLPRLEALAVVTLLSWPVLIIAGTIASLIPVLVKWMLVGNFREQQKPLFSSFVWRGELVDVFVESLAIPSMIRVSLGSPLFNVWNRLMGAKIGQDVWCETWWLPEYDLVRIGDRASINRGTVLQTHLFHDRVMSMEPVEVDLGGTLGPNSFVLPGAKIGARSTVGPGSLVQRHEELPGHSVWQGNPVRHISEHDLDELVVEATAVAVAAAHSRSGVPVLEAPGETRLLIDTNRAPRSNDPASKNKIVLEGQA